The following are from one region of the Sporichthyaceae bacterium genome:
- the mftB gene encoding mycofactocin biosynthesis chaperone MftB (MftB, a small protein, is a peptide chaperone that assists the radical SAM enzyme MftC in performing two modifications to the C-terminal Val-Tyr dipeptide of the mycofactocin precursor peptide, MftA. MftB's role is analogous to the role of PqqD in the biosynthesis of PQQ, a cofactor that derives entirely from a Tyr and a Glu in the precursor PqqA.) gives MSFDLDACWRLHPRVSVRPERFGALLYSFDTRKLSFLKTPQLLEVVQALADAPSARAACARAGVDEADLPAVAVALGALAHSQMICCESDQPSD, from the coding sequence GTGTCGTTCGACCTGGACGCCTGCTGGCGGCTGCACCCGCGGGTGTCGGTGCGTCCGGAGCGGTTCGGTGCGCTGCTGTACAGCTTCGACACCCGCAAGCTGTCGTTCCTGAAGACCCCTCAGTTGCTCGAGGTCGTGCAGGCGCTCGCGGATGCGCCGAGCGCGCGCGCGGCCTGCGCGCGGGCGGGGGTGGACGAGGCGGATCTGCCGGCCGTGGCGGTCGCCCTGGGTGCCCTGGCACACTCGCAGATGATCTGCTGCGAGAGCGACCAACCCTCGGATTGA